TGGACAGCGGTCAGGACGAGCCAGGAAATCAGGGAAGGTGGAGTGTAAAGGTTGTGGCTACCCTGAGAGGAGAGAAGATGGAGGTaggcccagggcaggggtggtgggaggtCAGGGGAGTGTCCTCAGGAGGAAGAAGGAGCAGGTGGGGTTCCCAGGGATCCAGTCCAGGGCTCCTGGGGCAGCACCCCAGCCAACAGCCCAGTGCAGACATCCAGGGCGTTCACGGGAGTCTTGAACCCAGAGACAGAACAGTGATGCGTGTTCAGTAGAACTGGTGTCTTGAGAAGGGCTGTTGCCAGGAACGTGTGAGGACTGGGAGAAGAAGCAGCCTGGGTGGACCTGAGCAGTCTCTCTTCTGAGAGGAGAGTCCTTGGAGGAGACTCAGCAGGAGCCCccaggggggaggaggggacccAGGAGAGCAGGGACAGGGGAGAATCGGTCAGAGGCAAGTTCAGGAGGACAGGGGGTCCCCGGAGTCTGTGGAGATGAAGACACGGCTTGAATGTGAATATGGATCCATTGAGGACTGGGCAGCCTGCAGTGGCCTTGAGTGTCGAGAGGGCCCTGAACTGGGGTCACAATGCAGATGACCCTTCCCCTGCCTGATTCAGGAGGGATCAGGGGAACAGGCCATGTCTTGGTAGGGGGTTGCTGTGCAGGAGAACTTTTTCAATGAGAAAATAGTGGAGATGAATCTAGGAGAGGGCACCAAGGGAGCCAAGCCCTGACTGGCTGAGGTCTCCTCCCAGAGGACAGGATGGTGTGGGCTTGATGTCTGCCTAGGGATGTGCTGGAAATGTAATTCTGTAGCAGGAGTTGGTGGTCTTCCCATTCATCAAGTGTTAACTGAATGCCTATTTGGTGCCAGACAGGGCCAAGGGCTGGCGATTGAGACGTGAATACACCGCTTTACTCTGCATCCTGAGGGGCCCATGGTGTAGTGTCAGAGGGATGCAGACAGTGCCtggcccctccctctcctggAAGACACAACGCTCTTGAGTAAGGCTGCCTGTGACACTTCCCGTGGGGTCCAGGAGAGGCCAACGCACTGTCAGGAGATGGAGAAATCATGTCTTCACCTTGCACAGGGTCCTCCCTGCCCACTGCTCAGCAGTCCTGTGAGGCCACAGCAGGGTCTGAGGCAAGTCCCTCTCacaggctgggaggagggcagggatggggcGGGTGAGGAAGACTCCTGGCTGAGTGATTGCATCAGGCCCTGGCTAAGCATAAAAGGAGGGCCCCTCAGGCTGGGAGGATGAGAACTGGGGACCATGGAGACCCAGGGAGCCAGCCTCACCCTGGGGCGCTGGTCACTGTGGCTACTGCTGCTGGGACTAGTGCTGCCCTCGGCCAGTGCCCAGGCCCTCAGCTACAGGGAGGCTGTGCTTCGTGCTGTGGATCAGTTCAATGAGCGGTCCTCAGAAGCTAATCTCTACCGCCTCCTGGAGCTAGACGCTACACCCAATGATGTGAGTTATGAAGGGATCTGGGGAAGGGGCCAGCTAGTTGGGGGGCCGAGAGACAGATCAGAGGAAGAAGAATGAGCCCAAACCCAGTTTCCCCTACTTTGGCCCATGACCAGGAGGTCGACCCAGGCACCAGAAAGCCAGTGAGCTTCACGGTGAAGGAGACCGTGTGCCCCAAGACGGCCCAGCAGCCCCTGGAGCAGTGTGACTTCAAGGAGAATGGGGTAAGGATGCGAATGGGGGAGGGGAATGGCAAATGCTTCTCAGGGGTTGGACAGTAGGGTTGGGGACGATTTCCAACTCCTGGGAGGAAGCTGGGAGGTTATGGCCGCAGGGGTTCCAGTTTGACCTTGAACCTCCCCTTCCAGCTGGTGAAACAGTGTGTGGGGACAGTCACCCTGGACCCATCAAATGACCAATTTGACATAGACTGTAAAGAGGTGAGTGGCCCCTTCTGGACTGTGGGGTTTCTGGAGGGGCTAAGTATGTGAAACATCCTTTGGACCAATGACCGGCTGCCCCATCGAGGGCAGAGAAAGGCGCTCCCGCCCGGGCCCACCCTCCCTGAGCCCCAGGTCTCCAGCCTGGCTGTGCATCCCTTAAAGCAGTGGTTGTCTCATGGGGTCCCCACCCGGCAACTGACAGGAAGGCAGATTCTCGGCAGCACTCAACCCCACCGAATCCGACTCTGGGGCAAGGTCCAGCCATTTATATTTTCACAAGGCCCGCAGGGGACTCTGACTGTGCAGAAGCTGGAGAGGCACTGACTCAGTGCTGATCTTCATGCCTTTCTTTGCTGGGATGGGTTTGTgaccctgggaagccccttatcatctgtgggcctcagtttcatcTCTGTCTGTGGTATGGAGATTTAAGCAGAGGCTCCAAGGGTTACAGCCAGAGGGTGATCTGGGTCCCCAAGGTCCCTGGAGTCCACTAGGAATGGGGGGCAGGTGTGGAGGGAGGGGTCTTGTCTGGATCTTCACCTGATTCTCACAAGAAACCTGTTTTTATTGATTCACAGTTTCAGAGTGTCAGATTTCGTCCACCAATCCTACGTCCACCAGTCCGTCCACCGTTCCGCCCACCGTTCCGCCCACCATTCCGCCCACCGTTCCGCACCCATAAGACCATTTCCTGGTAGACGGTGACCAATAGGCAGATAACTCCCTGATATGGTCTTCTGATGAATCAGAAGCCCAGGGAAGACCTCTTGGGATCTCTTTTGCCTTGAGTCagcatccaaaaaataaaatcttgtgaAAACAACTTCCTCCAGTTTTCAATTTCAATTGTCTCCCCTCTTCCAACTTACCATGACCTTTaggagtgtctgtgtgtgtgtgtgtgtgtgtgtgtgtgtgtgtgtgtgtgtgtgtgatcactcCTGTGAACACAGAGAAGTGTGAGGCCCCTGTTCCTTCCAGAAGGGCAAGGGGGAGGCAGCAGCCCCAGGAGTTCCAGGACAGCGTCTCCACCCTCGGTCCCTCCCGGGCCCTTCACCCGCCCTTGCCCTCCTCCTGCGACACCCAGTAGGACGTACAGAGACCTGCTGTGTGTGCAGTGCTGGTGGGGCTGCTTCTCTTCCTCACGTGGAGCTGACAGTCCACGAGGGGTCAGGCTGCTCACCTTGCTAAACACTCACAGAGATGCAGTTCAGTCTCAGGGTGAAGCCTGCATGTACCATGCCCAGAACATTCCTCTTCCCCATGACAGTCTTAAGTCTGGAAAGTCCACGCCTCCTGACTTTCCTGTGGCATCAGACACAACACTGTCTTTCTAGTTGGCGCCCACATTTTAGTGGTGGGTCTATATGATAGAATCCAGTGATAGAAAACTCTCATTAAAAAGAAGCATTCTGCTCATCAGGGCGATGAGCTGAACACTGTGGGAGACGCAGAAAGTGACACACAGGTCACATCTCTCTTTCCCCGGGTGTTCAGACACTATCCATGTCCTGCCACTCCCCATGCTCTAGCTGACCTTTGCTGTGGGGCAGACCGGAAGCACTAGGAAGTTTGTGTTCTGGTAGCAGCTTCAACCAACCATTGGAGGGACTTGGGGGAAAAacacctcctcttcctccctcttggGGTGGCCCACTCCCAGATATGTATACCCCTGTGTGAGGTCCCCACCAGGATTTAGCCCCAACCACCCTCATCAGTGACCTCTTCATTGAGCCCTCCTCTCTGACTCATGTCCTGCCCTGTCTCCCCTGTGTACACTTCTGCTGGCTTTTTCTGGAATCTCCTTGCAAGGAAACTCCTTCCACCAAAGGCTTGTCTTAGGTTCCCTGCCGGGTCCCCGTGAACAAGACACAGATTGCCTTCTCTCAGAGTGACAGAGGAAACAATCTCCCAGAGTCTTTACTCTGCTACCTGTCAGGCTCGGCTCGGCTTGGTGAGCAGGTGGGGCTGATTTCAGGCAGGTTAGAGGAACCTCACGCTTCTCACTCTAGGGAACCTGGCCTGTGGTGGCAGGGGAACCGTGCAGTCCGTCCACTCGTTCCATATGGGTCAGGTGCGGGGCCTGATGTGGAGACAAGAGAGAAGGGCCCGAGGGTTCCAGGGTGGTGGTGCGGGAGGGGGCGTCCTGGGGGCAGTGCTGAAAGCCAAGGGACTCTGAAGGTTTCACAACgtggtgagagtggacaggaggTCAAGCGGCCCAGGGAGATGCCTCCTCATGTTTCTCAGTGTTTGTGTACATGTAAGGTCACTCCCTTCAGGGCAGGGGGCAGCTTCCTTGGTTGGGGGCACTGAAATCAAAGGCAGAGTGGAGGAGGTCAAGAGATCAGGGAGAGGGGAGCCAATCAGAGTGGACCAGAAGGGGCTTCTCCATCCCCCAGACCTGTGCTGTGTCAAGGAGGCACACTGCGCCTTTACTAGGCAAGGACCTTGTGGATCTTGATTGTATCCATCCTTGCATGAATGAAGTTGTAAGATAAAACATGCAGCCCCTGTTCTCCCATGTGCCACTCTGCCTCTGTGTCATCCCCAGCTGGAGCAGGGTAGGACGCTGTCAGGGGAGGCAGGGAGCTACATTGCCTCTTTCATGGCCCCTAGGCACCTTCAACTGTGTGGACTCATTCATCCTCAAAAATGTATCTAATGGTATATttttcaactcagttcagttcagttcatatgcttagtcgtgtgtgactctgtcTGATGTTCAGAGCCTCAAGGAGCAACATCTCTATCACGGGaagtgtgaaaaatgaaaatctcaacaaaatgactcttccctggaaaagagGAAAGCAGGGCACTTGGAAGGAAACACCTAGAGGCAAAGGTGGCCGATCACATTCCAGATGCAGCTCTCTCAGACATGGGGTCTGTGTCAGAGCTCCCTGGGGGCTTTGGTCCACCAAGGTCCTGAAGATGCCTGGTCCTTCATGGGTGGATGTGCTAGGTTAAAGGAGGATGCGTGGGCTGTGCCGCTGATGCTGCGCAGCCTCAAAGACATCTTTTGACACCTGCGCCTGAACAAGGCCCCTCGTTCAAGAAACCTTCCGAAATTTACCTGGTTGTGTTTCTCACTGTCTCATGGGCAGTACACCAGAGCCTGGCAGTGTGATCCGGTGCTGCCTATGAAATTGAATGGTCAAGCCTCAGTCTTTGAGGGTATCAAACCTTGTTGCAATAGAATGCTCTGTGCTCACTACCTCTTTTATGACTCACACTGATATGTAAGAAAAATGACCATTCACGGGCCATGCTATCGGAATCAACAAATGAATTAAACCTGCGCTGGCTAGGTAGGGTCTCTAGGCATGTGGATACACCATCACATGGGACATGGTGATCCATTTAAATCCACCATTAGACCTCAAAATATTGACAAAGCCTAGTGATGCCAGCACATGAGGCCAAGGAAGCCTGGCCAAAGTGGCTGACTGCCACcctcatgactgagtgacaaaagGAATTCCAGGGTGATAACAGGGGTGCCATCCCTGTTCACACAGCATACATGGGATATGATATTCAAAGACTCTCAGATGGTCTGTGTTTCATATCTGGATTCACAGAACACATCTGATTTGCAACAGCATTGTCTAATAGTAAGAAGCTAGGTGTGAACAGATACCCAGATGACTCTCAGGACCTTCAATGCCCCCAATCTCATCTCCGAGTAGTCAGTAACACTGGAAGATGAAATGGACTCTGAGAGGAAACACTGAAAGGATAACTATACACGCAAGGCTCACCTCCCAGTGGAGCACACACTTACGGAAGGCAACTTGAATTCTAAATGAGCTGATTCCCTGGGAGGCTATCTTCTAGTTAAGTAGAATGTTTAATTTTGAGGCTTGGAAATGAGGGGAGAAGCCCATACTGATGGAAGACTCTCAAACCACATGAGTAATCTTTCTCACCCCACTTGTCTTTTTCCCAGGCACCTCTGGCAGCTCCTAGTATCGGAATTTGCAAGCTGCAAAGAAGACGCATGTGGGGGGGACTCTACCCTTGTGCTCATTGCACTGCCAGCTCTGCTGCTGGAAGGATATTGATGACAATGATCATGAATATGAGGTGGAAACTCCTAAGGTGATCCTACTGGTGTTTCAGGGCCTAGGGAGCTGTTCTATGATGGGTCACGGCATAAAAGGATGAAGCTGCTGAGCACGTGCGTAGGGAGGAGTCTGGGCACATGGTCTAAGACAAGCGGAGGACTGCGGACAGGAGCGGTGATTGCTGAGGGACTGGGTGTTCAGATCACTTGGTTGTGAAGAAAGTAACCACCCTGGTGATGGGAATAGCAGGCCTCCGACTCACAGTCTAGGGTGGGAAGACGCACCATTCATTGCTCTCTCAGCGTTTGTCTACAGGGCATCTGGGCACTTACACCCAGACTCTACCTGATCCACAGCCAATGAAgagtctttttctaaaatttatttatttatttgagtcttcattgctgtgcttgggcattctctagctgcggtgaggggggttactcttcattgcaatgcacaggcttctcatctcggtggcttctgttgttgcagagtATGAGCTCTAGAAGTTGGGCTCAGTACCATACAAGCTTACGGTGGGCAGGCATggaggcttagttgccccacggcatgtggaatcttcccagaccagggatcgaacccgtgtcccctgcattggcaggcagat
This DNA window, taken from Odocoileus virginianus isolate 20LAN1187 ecotype Illinois unplaced genomic scaffold, Ovbor_1.2 Unplaced_Contig_2, whole genome shotgun sequence, encodes the following:
- the LOC110152296 gene encoding cathelicidin-2, which codes for METQGASLTLGRWSLWLLLLGLVLPSASAQALSYREAVLRAVDQFNERSSEANLYRLLELDATPNDEVDPGTRKPVSFTVKETVCPKTAQQPLEQCDFKENGLVKQCVGTVTLDPSNDQFDIDCKEFQSVRFRPPILRPPVRPPFRPPFRPPFRPPFRTHKTISW